In Herbinix luporum, a single window of DNA contains:
- a CDS encoding Abi family protein, which produces MSKVYKTYRQLVRILRKRNLQVKDGSKAIRILEKENYYNVINGYKDLFLKNRATATTEEEYLDNTLLDEIYALYTFDREIRIIHLKYLFDSAIKKLSRQLKVISIQKVLNTMGYTSDWKNVLQLTK; this is translated from the coding sequence ATGAGTAAAGTATATAAAACATATCGTCAGCTAGTACGTATTTTGCGAAAAAGAAATTTGCAGGTAAAAGATGGATCTAAGGCTATTAGAATATTAGAAAAGGAGAACTATTATAATGTTATTAATGGATATAAGGATCTTTTTCTAAAGAATAGAGCTACTGCGACTACTGAAGAAGAATACTTAGATAATACGTTATTAGATGAGATATATGCTTTATATACTTTCGACAGGGAAATACGAATTATTCATCTTAAATATTTGTTTGATTCAGCTATAAAGAAATTATCACGTCAATTAAAGGTTATATCTATTCAAAAAGTTTTAAATACAATGGGATATACATCAGACTGGAAAAATGTGCTTCAGTTGACGAAATAA
- a CDS encoding methyl-accepting chemotaxis protein: MKKPNNGLLESIKSSFSTNKNDFVDNDKNKINFFYTLRFKLIALFLIPVVCIILLGIVSSNQASSGIEKYYKNATEDSINMAAEYMRFGFDNVKVASNQFVGDTTLMEYLRNQGDMMDRRDTMNSTQKTISARITSDEFIKNIYIISDTAKSIMTAQVQIEDGFYAGLSETEIGKYLIENPMKYIWSGQDDYLDEKLNTKPDDYAIRLIRPFGNLDSVLIMDIRVDTINKILADLSFESGYLGFIAPDGFEVIDKTNKNVKTDKAVFTDQQFYKKALESNTSTGSDTVDYKGKKHLFLYSKIGDTGAMICSLMPLSVINNQASNIRTTTVIIVIIACLIAITTAVVLSTGINNTINNINSVLRRAAKGDLTIQFSIDRKDEFKVLSEQVQATINNMKQLIQQVKDLSMEVSFSSNSVSKASEAFLKSSSDISRAMTEIEQGVNQQALEAEQCLTQMDALNKKIELVSDNTKEIGLIADNTKQRVIEGTYVSDELNKQTSSTISTTKGIIQEIEKLAEKSSSINSIINVINDIANQTNLLSLNASIEASRAGEYGRGFAVVASEIRNLAEQSKSSVNDIKFIIESILEDTINVVEIARKVESVLKLQESAVKNTTDSYQDINESVEKLVVFLKQISENVDSINETRVTTLSSIENISAVLEEIAAASNNVSQSSNEQLHSVESLNLSAVRLDTHVDNLTKEIEKFKV, translated from the coding sequence ATGAAAAAACCGAACAATGGATTATTAGAATCTATCAAGTCATCTTTTTCCACAAATAAAAACGATTTTGTGGACAATGACAAAAACAAAATTAACTTCTTTTATACCTTGCGATTTAAATTGATTGCATTGTTTTTAATCCCAGTTGTTTGTATAATACTTCTTGGAATAGTTTCTTCTAATCAAGCCTCCTCAGGAATTGAGAAATATTATAAAAATGCCACTGAAGATTCTATTAACATGGCCGCTGAATATATGCGTTTTGGTTTTGATAATGTAAAAGTTGCCAGTAACCAATTTGTCGGCGACACTACCCTTATGGAATATTTGAGAAACCAAGGGGACATGATGGATCGTAGGGATACAATGAATAGTACTCAAAAAACAATCTCAGCTAGAATTACATCTGATGAATTTATTAAAAATATTTACATAATTTCTGACACAGCTAAGTCAATTATGACAGCACAAGTACAGATTGAAGATGGCTTTTATGCTGGACTTTCCGAAACCGAAATTGGTAAATATTTAATCGAAAACCCCATGAAGTACATATGGAGCGGTCAGGATGATTATCTAGATGAGAAACTGAATACTAAACCTGATGATTATGCCATAAGATTAATCAGACCTTTTGGAAATCTTGACTCAGTTTTAATTATGGACATAAGAGTAGATACTATCAATAAAATTTTGGCTGATTTGTCATTTGAATCCGGTTATTTAGGTTTTATAGCTCCTGATGGTTTTGAAGTTATAGATAAAACAAATAAGAATGTTAAAACAGATAAAGCAGTATTTACAGATCAGCAATTTTATAAGAAAGCATTAGAGTCAAATACATCTACTGGCTCTGATACTGTCGATTATAAAGGCAAAAAGCATTTATTCTTATACTCAAAAATTGGTGATACAGGAGCAATGATTTGTTCCTTAATGCCTTTATCAGTCATAAACAACCAAGCTTCAAACATAAGAACTACTACAGTTATAATTGTTATTATTGCCTGTCTTATAGCAATAACTACAGCAGTTGTTTTATCCACCGGTATTAATAACACAATAAACAATATCAACTCTGTTCTTAGAAGAGCTGCTAAAGGTGATCTTACAATACAATTTTCAATAGACCGTAAGGATGAATTTAAAGTACTCTCAGAGCAAGTACAAGCTACTATCAATAATATGAAGCAATTGATACAACAGGTAAAAGATTTAAGTATGGAAGTATCCTTTTCATCTAACAGTGTATCAAAAGCTTCCGAGGCTTTCTTAAAATCCTCTAGTGATATATCAAGAGCTATGACTGAAATTGAACAAGGTGTTAACCAACAAGCTTTAGAAGCTGAGCAATGCTTAACTCAAATGGATGCCTTGAATAAGAAAATTGAATTAGTTAGCGACAATACAAAAGAAATTGGTCTTATTGCAGACAACACTAAACAAAGAGTTATTGAAGGAACCTATGTTTCTGATGAACTAAATAAGCAAACTTCTTCAACAATATCTACTACAAAAGGTATTATTCAAGAAATAGAAAAACTAGCTGAAAAATCTTCATCAATTAATAGCATAATAAATGTTATAAATGATATAGCTAATCAAACTAATCTTCTTTCACTGAATGCTTCTATTGAGGCATCCCGTGCAGGAGAATACGGAAGAGGTTTTGCTGTTGTAGCTAGTGAAATAAGAAATCTAGCAGAACAATCAAAATCTTCTGTTAACGATATTAAATTTATAATAGAGAGTATATTAGAAGATACGATAAATGTAGTGGAAATAGCTAGAAAAGTTGAAAGTGTATTAAAATTACAGGAAAGTGCAGTTAAGAATACTACAGATTCCTATCAAGACATCAATGAAAGTGTTGAAAAACTTGTTGTATTCTTAAAACAAATCTCCGAGAATGTGGATAGCATTAATGAGACAAGGGTTACTACCCTATCTTCCATTGAAAATATATCTGCAGTTCTTGAAGAGATTGCAGCCGCCTCCAACAATGTCAGTCAATCTTCCAACGAACAGCTACATTCTGTTGAGAGCTTGAACTTATCTGCAGTAAGACTAGATACTCATGTGGATAATCTCACTAAGGAGATAGAGAAATTTAAAGTTTAA
- a CDS encoding helix-turn-helix domain-containing protein, giving the protein MKFNTRLRQLRLNNKMTQSELADILGLKPTAISNYESSRNEPSFEKLIILAKIFDVSCDYLLGISDSYISNSGKFLDKDIEDFLEMYQQLDQENIKELKNYLQYLLYKQKH; this is encoded by the coding sequence ATGAAGTTCAATACACGCTTAAGGCAGCTTAGATTGAACAACAAGATGACACAAAGCGAATTAGCTGATATATTAGGACTTAAACCAACAGCCATATCCAACTATGAGTCTAGTAGAAATGAACCATCCTTTGAAAAACTTATTATATTAGCAAAAATTTTTGATGTCTCTTGTGACTATCTATTAGGAATATCAGACTCATATATATCAAACAGTGGAAAGTTCTTAGATAAGGATATTGAGGATTTTTTAGAAATGTATCAGCAATTAGATCAAGAAAATATTAAGGAACTAAAAAATTATCTCCAATACCTCTTATACAAACAGAAACATTAG
- a CDS encoding VanZ family protein, translated as MKKRLSWLPAILVMIIIFNFSSKPADISGQSSLKIADNIYSIYEGLTGQVKEGEERLNILRVLDHVVRKGAHITEYAILAAAIAWPLYLRGISGARLAYMTIGMTAFYAITDEYHQTFVPGRSGEIRDVLIDTIGAVIGFSLFKIIKSIQHKRERDQINKLSCG; from the coding sequence ATGAAAAAGCGACTATCTTGGTTACCGGCTATACTTGTAATGATTATAATATTTAATTTTTCGTCAAAGCCGGCAGACATATCCGGCCAAAGCAGCTTGAAAATAGCAGATAATATTTATTCCATTTATGAAGGTTTAACCGGGCAGGTTAAAGAAGGAGAGGAAAGATTAAATATCTTAAGGGTATTGGATCATGTGGTAAGAAAGGGAGCCCATATTACGGAGTATGCAATTCTGGCTGCAGCCATAGCATGGCCGCTTTACTTAAGGGGTATAAGTGGTGCAAGATTAGCTTATATGACAATAGGAATGACAGCCTTTTATGCTATTACAGATGAATATCACCAGACCTTTGTTCCGGGAAGAAGCGGAGAGATAAGGGATGTACTCATAGATACAATAGGTGCCGTTATTGGTTTTTCCCTATTTAAGATTATAAAATCAATTCAGCATAAAAGAGAAAGAGATCAAATTAATAAATTATCTTGTGGTTAA
- a CDS encoding putative glycoside hydrolase, translating into MGRKNRFDMYIDYEKSYRNRRKRRGNTFIKVILLLIFSACIGFASYYGVRLKMDEQKNRNKNEFNMGKNINQDNIEVENLSNKEDTNVLPDSNKDTDSKDSFENSSETSTEEIETIPVNSKDSKNKVVDESKDDKTLQEVDNREPVRVKGIYVTSRAIMDKREKLFEIADTTEINAMVIDIKDDNGRITYMMDSPKALEIGATTNTISDIEELMAILEEKDIYPIARIVAFKDPYLAEQKHELAIKNKDGSLYRDNNGECWVNPYEKEVWDYLIEVSSKAAEIGFKEIQFDYIRFSTGKGMSNVDFGPLAREKTKEDIIIEFTKYAYEKLKPLGVFVSADVYGTIISSSIDAGLVGQNYVEMAKYLDYICPMIYPSHFGEGNYGVDHPDLEPFKIVRKVLTASKEKLDQIPEGEHKAIVRPWLQDFTATWIKNYQEYGGLELREQIGGVYGAGYKEWLLWNAACNYSVDGLKKK; encoded by the coding sequence ATGGGAAGAAAAAATAGGTTTGATATGTATATAGATTATGAAAAGTCATATAGGAATCGGAGAAAAAGAAGGGGAAATACTTTTATAAAGGTTATTTTACTTCTTATCTTTTCAGCATGTATAGGATTTGCTTCTTATTATGGGGTTCGCTTAAAGATGGATGAGCAAAAAAACCGTAATAAAAATGAATTTAATATGGGAAAAAATATTAATCAAGATAATATAGAAGTCGAAAATTTGTCTAATAAAGAAGATACAAATGTTTTACCGGATTCTAATAAGGATACTGATTCTAAAGATTCTTTTGAAAATTCCTCAGAAACTTCAACGGAGGAAATAGAAACAATCCCCGTAAATAGTAAAGATTCAAAAAATAAAGTAGTAGATGAATCAAAAGATGATAAAACCTTACAGGAAGTTGATAACAGGGAACCTGTTAGGGTAAAAGGAATTTATGTAACGTCTAGAGCTATTATGGACAAGAGAGAAAAGTTGTTTGAAATAGCCGATACTACTGAAATTAACGCCATGGTAATAGATATAAAAGATGATAATGGCAGGATTACTTATATGATGGACAGCCCTAAGGCTTTGGAGATTGGTGCAACAACCAATACGATTTCCGATATAGAAGAATTGATGGCAATATTAGAAGAAAAAGATATTTATCCAATTGCCAGGATTGTAGCATTTAAAGATCCTTATTTAGCAGAACAAAAACATGAGTTGGCTATAAAGAATAAAGATGGTTCCTTATATAGGGACAATAATGGTGAGTGTTGGGTTAATCCTTATGAGAAAGAAGTATGGGACTACCTGATAGAAGTTTCTAGCAAGGCAGCAGAAATAGGTTTTAAGGAAATTCAATTTGACTATATCCGCTTTTCAACCGGTAAAGGTATGTCAAATGTAGATTTTGGACCTTTGGCCAGGGAGAAAACAAAAGAAGATATAATTATTGAATTTACCAAATATGCTTATGAAAAATTGAAGCCCTTAGGAGTATTTGTCTCGGCAGATGTATATGGAACTATTATAAGCAGTAGTATTGATGCGGGGCTTGTAGGGCAAAATTATGTGGAAATGGCTAAGTATTTAGATTATATTTGTCCCATGATTTATCCTTCCCACTTTGGTGAAGGTAACTATGGAGTGGATCACCCTGATTTAGAGCCTTTTAAAATAGTACGAAAGGTCCTAACTGCTTCTAAGGAAAAATTAGATCAAATTCCGGAAGGGGAACATAAAGCAATTGTTAGGCCTTGGCTTCAAGATTTTACAGCTACTTGGATTAAGAATTATCAGGAATATGGAGGATTGGAACTTAGGGAACAAATTGGCGGCGTATATGGTGCAGGATATAAGGAATGGCTTTTATGGAATGCAGCTTGTAATTACTCGGTAGATGGACTAAAAAAGAAATAA
- a CDS encoding YigZ family protein — protein MEQFLGSYNTVYQGGVGEIVMKKSRFISTVSPAETEEEALAFIESLRKKYWDATHNCYAYIIGTNNPIMRCSDDGEPSKTAGKPMLDVLIAKELTNLVVVVTRYFGGTLLGTGGLVKAYQSATIEGLNNSVIIKKEPGVHMQIKTDYNLIGKLQYFIAQENLSIISSEYTDIVTLELMIPLNMVTGFQKKLSDLSNGTISGSKIKEAYFAIIDGKVHLF, from the coding sequence ATGGAACAATTCTTGGGTTCTTACAATACAGTCTATCAGGGCGGTGTGGGAGAAATAGTTATGAAAAAATCAAGATTTATTTCAACTGTAAGCCCAGCTGAAACCGAAGAAGAAGCCCTTGCCTTTATAGAAAGTCTAAGGAAAAAATATTGGGATGCAACCCATAATTGTTATGCCTATATAATAGGTACAAATAATCCTATAATGCGTTGCTCAGATGATGGTGAACCCAGTAAAACTGCCGGTAAACCAATGCTTGATGTCTTAATAGCTAAGGAGTTAACTAATCTTGTAGTAGTTGTAACCCGCTACTTCGGAGGAACTTTACTGGGAACGGGAGGACTGGTAAAGGCATACCAATCTGCTACCATTGAAGGTTTAAATAATAGTGTTATTATAAAAAAAGAGCCTGGGGTCCATATGCAGATTAAAACGGATTATAATCTGATTGGCAAACTACAATATTTTATTGCACAGGAAAATTTATCTATCATTTCTTCAGAATATACAGATATTGTTACATTAGAACTGATGATACCTCTAAATATGGTAACTGGTTTTCAAAAAAAGCTGTCAGACCTATCTAATGGCACCATATCCGGTAGCAAAATAAAAGAGGCATACTTTGCAATCATTGACGGCAAAGTACACCTATTTTAA
- a CDS encoding TIGR04086 family membrane protein codes for MSKAQSQNSAIIYILEALVFSYIITALLLLILSFLMLKLDISSTVISGVINLSYIISTFIGGFFIGKKTEQRKFLWGLIVGIFYFVILMLISLMMNHGSVLPLGNLFTVFIITSLSGMLGGMIS; via the coding sequence ATGAGCAAGGCACAATCACAAAACTCAGCAATTATCTATATATTGGAAGCTTTGGTATTTTCATATATTATTACTGCTTTATTATTGCTGATTCTTTCATTTCTTATGTTAAAGCTAGATATTTCCTCAACTGTTATCAGTGGCGTAATTAATTTGTCCTATATTATTTCTACATTTATCGGGGGCTTTTTTATCGGAAAAAAAACAGAACAAAGAAAGTTTCTGTGGGGCTTAATTGTAGGTATATTTTACTTTGTGATTTTAATGCTGATATCCTTAATGATGAACCATGGAAGTGTTCTTCCCCTGGGAAATTTATTTACAGTATTTATTATTACTAGCCTAAGTGGTATGTTGGGTGGAATGATTAGCTGA
- a CDS encoding replication-associated recombination protein A, whose protein sequence is MDLFDYMRTNTMKKESPLASRLRPRTLEEVVGQKHIIGKDKLLYRAIKADKISSIIFYGPPGTGKTTLAKVIANTTSSIFTQLNATTSGKKDMEAVIAEAKNNLGMYGKKTILFIDEIHRFNKSQQDYLLPFVEDGTIVMIGATTENPYFEVNSALISRSIIFELNPLEKDDIKILLKRAITDEERGLGAYGAKLYDDALEFLADVSNGDARSALNAIELGVLTTERSEDGLIHITLDVASECIQKRALKYDKGGDSHYDTISAFIKSMRGSDPDAAVYYLARMLYAGEDVAFIARRIMICAAEDVGNADPNALVVAVNASLAVERVGMPEAQIILAQAVTYVASAPKSNSAVKAIEAAMKVVETEKTATIPPYLRDAHYKGAEKLGRGIGYKYAHDYKNHYVKQQYLPDEIKDYVFYVPSDNGYEKTIKEYFKKIKEEA, encoded by the coding sequence GTGGATTTATTTGATTATATGAGAACAAACACAATGAAAAAAGAATCACCCTTAGCTTCTAGGCTTCGTCCCCGAACCTTAGAAGAAGTAGTTGGACAAAAGCATATTATTGGTAAAGACAAGCTTCTTTATCGTGCCATTAAGGCGGATAAAATCAGCTCCATTATATTTTATGGACCTCCCGGAACAGGTAAGACCACCCTAGCTAAGGTTATAGCCAATACTACAAGCTCCATATTTACACAATTAAATGCTACTACATCGGGGAAAAAGGATATGGAGGCAGTGATTGCGGAAGCTAAGAATAATTTGGGTATGTACGGGAAGAAGACCATTTTATTCATAGATGAAATCCATAGATTTAATAAAAGTCAGCAGGATTATCTACTACCATTTGTTGAGGATGGTACTATAGTCATGATAGGGGCAACTACAGAAAACCCTTATTTTGAAGTTAATTCAGCTTTAATCTCTAGGTCAATAATATTTGAATTAAATCCATTAGAAAAAGATGATATAAAGATATTATTAAAGAGGGCCATTACAGATGAAGAAAGAGGTCTAGGAGCTTATGGGGCAAAGTTATACGATGATGCTTTAGAGTTTTTGGCAGATGTATCTAATGGAGATGCAAGATCAGCTTTAAATGCCATAGAATTAGGGGTTCTTACAACAGAACGGTCAGAGGATGGCCTAATCCATATAACATTGGATGTTGCCTCAGAATGTATTCAAAAACGAGCATTGAAATATGACAAGGGTGGTGACAGTCATTACGATACCATATCTGCATTTATAAAAAGTATGAGAGGATCGGATCCTGATGCGGCAGTATATTATTTAGCCAGAATGCTTTATGCAGGGGAAGATGTGGCATTTATAGCAAGAAGAATTATGATATGTGCTGCTGAGGATGTTGGAAATGCAGACCCTAATGCTTTAGTAGTGGCTGTAAATGCTTCTTTGGCTGTAGAGCGGGTAGGTATGCCTGAAGCCCAGATAATACTGGCACAGGCAGTAACCTATGTAGCTTCTGCACCTAAAAGCAATTCTGCAGTCAAGGCTATAGAAGCGGCAATGAAAGTGGTTGAGACAGAAAAGACCGCAACCATCCCTCCTTATCTAAGAGATGCCCACTATAAGGGAGCTGAAAAGCTTGGACGGGGAATTGGATATAAGTATGCCCATGATTATAAAAATCACTATGTAAAACAGCAGTATTTACCTGATGAAATCAAGGACTATGTATTCTATGTTCCGTCAGATAACGGCTATGAAAAAACCATAAAGGAATATTTTAAGAAAATAAAAGAGGAAGCCTAA
- a CDS encoding SEC-C metal-binding domain-containing protein: MGLLKEWRDFAYAYDMNTRSGQMFWAKYFNIEKEIYQKLLANPDKVWEGSVEELAKEFDTELKYFVGFLDGINDSLITPNPIEEMDKDTVVSLAYDKEKLYYNMVAAEADWLYNLEEWEPLLTKDRRKELYKEQKNSKTIVKGKKIGRNEPCPCGSGKKYKKCCGLNA; encoded by the coding sequence ATGGGACTACTTAAAGAGTGGAGAGATTTTGCCTATGCCTATGATATGAATACCAGGTCAGGCCAGATGTTTTGGGCAAAGTACTTTAATATTGAGAAGGAGATTTATCAGAAGCTACTTGCCAATCCCGATAAAGTATGGGAAGGAAGCGTTGAAGAACTGGCCAAAGAATTTGATACTGAGCTAAAATATTTTGTAGGCTTCTTAGACGGTATAAATGATAGTCTTATAACTCCTAATCCCATAGAAGAAATGGATAAGGATACAGTGGTAAGTCTTGCTTATGATAAAGAGAAGCTTTATTATAATATGGTAGCTGCAGAAGCAGATTGGTTATATAATCTTGAGGAATGGGAACCCTTGCTTACAAAAGACCGTAGAAAAGAATTATATAAAGAGCAAAAGAATTCCAAAACTATTGTTAAGGGTAAGAAAATAGGTAGAAATGAGCCATGTCCATGCGGAAGCGGTAAGAAATATAAAAAATGCTGTGGATTAAACGCATAA
- a CDS encoding DUF6514 family protein encodes MGKMQLLFSNEVTLDDNRSMRLEYKITENLKADSGEPYYGIQIAKYLGNNVEIDEIKGISYSKDKVEAIIKILYENVVTPISMVEIIDDLITLEAV; translated from the coding sequence ATGGGAAAGATGCAATTACTGTTTAGTAATGAAGTAACATTGGATGACAACAGAAGTATGAGGCTGGAGTATAAAATCACAGAAAACCTTAAAGCTGACAGCGGGGAGCCATATTATGGAATACAGATTGCCAAGTATCTAGGTAACAATGTAGAAATTGATGAGATCAAGGGAATCTCGTATTCCAAGGATAAGGTGGAAGCAATTATTAAAATTCTGTATGAAAATGTAGTAACTCCGATTTCAATGGTAGAAATCATAGACGATTTAATTACTTTAGAAGCTGTATAA
- the rfbD gene encoding dTDP-4-dehydrorhamnose reductase: MKGIFITGGLGQLGHALYNLLKDNKDYQLYLTDYQPSEDGIVRKLDITDEAAVEAEIIGIRPDIIINCAAMTAVDLCESQQEMAYKINALGPKYLAKAAAKVDAKLIHVSTDYIYDGQAKSPYTEETKANPINIYGHTKLAGDNFVMEYCPKAFVLHTAWLYGEGKNFVKTMLRLAKEGKKIRVVSDQIGTPTSALELARAIIFLMETDSYGKYHATCEGKASWYEFAQKIFEMAGLNIEVEAISTEEYPTPAKRPMYSVLDNKKLRECHSYYMKDWQEALKEYMDSIRTDD; encoded by the coding sequence ATGAAAGGGATTTTTATTACAGGTGGACTGGGGCAATTGGGACATGCCCTATACAATCTTTTAAAGGATAATAAAGACTATCAATTGTATCTTACGGATTATCAGCCTAGTGAAGATGGTATTGTTAGAAAATTAGATATAACAGATGAAGCCGCAGTAGAAGCTGAAATTATAGGTATAAGACCAGATATTATTATTAATTGTGCTGCTATGACTGCAGTGGATTTATGTGAGAGTCAGCAGGAAATGGCCTATAAAATAAACGCCCTAGGACCTAAATATCTTGCTAAAGCAGCCGCAAAAGTTGATGCAAAGCTTATTCATGTTTCAACCGATTATATATATGACGGACAAGCTAAATCACCTTATACAGAAGAAACCAAAGCAAATCCAATAAATATATATGGCCATACTAAGCTGGCAGGAGATAATTTTGTTATGGAGTATTGCCCCAAGGCTTTTGTACTCCATACAGCTTGGTTATATGGAGAGGGCAAGAATTTCGTAAAAACCATGCTAAGATTAGCTAAGGAAGGTAAAAAAATCCGGGTGGTGTCCGATCAGATAGGAACTCCAACCAGTGCACTGGAGCTAGCCAGAGCTATTATATTTTTAATGGAAACAGACAGTTATGGTAAATACCATGCCACCTGTGAGGGTAAGGCCAGCTGGTATGAGTTTGCACAAAAAATATTTGAAATGGCCGGTTTAAATATTGAGGTGGAAGCTATATCTACCGAAGAATATCCTACTCCGGCAAAACGTCCTATGTATTCTGTACTTGATAATAAAAAGCTAAGAGAGTGTCATAGTTATTATATGAAGGATTGGCAAGAAGCTTTAAAAGAGTACATGGATAGTATAAGAACTGATGATTAG
- a CDS encoding L,D-transpeptidase encodes MNISKQYLWFYKDGKLLSQGPVVTGNPNRGNATVLGVYMVNYKQKEATLRGPGYEAKVKYWMPFFGNIGLHDAPWRSSFGRDIYLRNGTHGCVNAPLYLAKTIFENIDEGTPVIVYKE; translated from the coding sequence ATCAACATTTCTAAACAATATCTATGGTTTTATAAGGATGGGAAACTTCTTAGCCAAGGACCTGTAGTTACAGGAAATCCAAATAGAGGCAATGCTACAGTTCTTGGAGTCTACATGGTTAATTACAAGCAAAAGGAAGCAACCTTAAGGGGACCTGGATATGAAGCCAAGGTAAAATACTGGATGCCCTTTTTCGGCAATATAGGTTTACATGATGCCCCTTGGAGATCTAGTTTTGGAAGAGATATTTATTTAAGAAACGGAACCCATGGATGTGTAAATGCCCCCCTATATTTGGCAAAGACTATTTTTGAGAATATCGATGAAGGAACTCCTGTTATCGTTTATAAAGAATAA
- the rlmB gene encoding 23S rRNA (guanosine(2251)-2'-O)-methyltransferase RlmB: MRYEEFTIEGRNAVLEALRAGRPIDRLFVLNDSQDGPIRTIVSKAKKMDVIISYVTKERLNQMSQTGKHQGVIAYVAAYEYAEVDDILEAANKKGEAPFILLLDSIEDPHNLGAIIRTAHQAGAHGIIIPKRRAVGLTATVAKTSAGAINYLPVAKVTNLSVTIEELKKKGIWFVCADMDGELMYNLDLKGPIGLVIGSEGEGVGRLIKEKCDFIAKVPMFGKVDSLNASVAAGILAYEIVRQRIC, encoded by the coding sequence ATGAGATACGAAGAGTTTACAATAGAGGGAAGAAATGCAGTTTTAGAAGCATTAAGAGCAGGCAGACCTATCGACCGCTTATTTGTACTTAACGACAGTCAGGATGGTCCTATCAGAACTATTGTCAGTAAGGCAAAGAAAATGGATGTTATAATAAGCTATGTGACCAAAGAAAGACTAAATCAAATGTCTCAAACAGGAAAACATCAAGGGGTTATAGCTTATGTTGCAGCATATGAATATGCCGAAGTAGATGATATATTAGAGGCTGCAAACAAGAAAGGAGAGGCTCCCTTTATATTGCTACTAGACAGCATTGAGGACCCTCATAATCTTGGAGCTATTATCCGTACTGCTCATCAAGCTGGAGCCCATGGAATAATAATTCCAAAACGCAGGGCTGTTGGACTTACTGCCACAGTGGCAAAAACCTCAGCCGGAGCCATTAATTATCTTCCGGTTGCAAAGGTGACTAATTTATCTGTTACAATAGAGGAATTAAAGAAAAAAGGTATTTGGTTTGTATGTGCAGATATGGACGGAGAATTGATGTATAATCTAGACCTAAAAGGCCCTATTGGATTAGTTATAGGTAGTGAGGGTGAAGGAGTAGGACGGCTTATAAAGGAAAAATGTGATTTTATTGCTAAGGTTCCTATGTTCGGTAAAGTAGATTCATTAAACGCATCCGTAGCAGCAGGAATACTGGCCTATGAAATCGTTAGGCAAAGAATTTGTTGA
- a CDS encoding DUF4250 domain-containing protein has product MNLPKDPFILLSYLNTKLRNQYQSLDELCMELQADKEQLTSSLSAIGYFYNQKLNQFVQKD; this is encoded by the coding sequence ATGAACCTACCCAAGGATCCTTTTATATTACTAAGCTATCTTAATACAAAGTTAAGAAATCAATATCAGTCACTGGATGAGCTATGTATGGAACTTCAGGCAGATAAAGAACAACTTACCTCTTCCCTATCTGCCATCGGTTATTTCTACAATCAAAAGCTAAATCAATTTGTTCAAAAGGATTAA